Proteins encoded together in one Undibacterium sp. CCC3.4 window:
- a CDS encoding EAL and GGDEF domain-containing protein, with translation MNSHPLQALIEGMLEAVLLVDTEQLRVVSANRAAHQLLQQDSASLIGSAIVDLAAAPEDVFFWEEVRAGLSHDIYSETVLRAANNVILQVERRVSLVQIGSDHPVFVVAIRDQSGQHKVENELEMLIAELRATLESTADGILVTTLDGSIRSYNHLFAELWGLPDHLMTQRDDAGIYAWMDRCLIDQVHYTERLEMILRSPLVETTDMLVLQSGTILERVSMPHMARGRPIGRVFSYRDITRRLTDEARLQLAAKVFEASTDAIFITDADQHIVTTNPSFAKISGYAESDVQGKTPRTFFVDANNADLITQMLQQLECAGHWEGELWNHRQDGQAYLSMVTLVRVVDEAGNTLHYIGFLKDRTENHTASQRIKELAFSDVLTGLPNRLLLSERIQQAISLASRKNACFALLFLDLDHFKQINDSLGHPFGDRVLLEVSERLKRCIRVVDTAARLGGDEFVLLLHEANAEGAEICAKRVLAALGQAITLDGMQFTITASIGVALYPEDGSNMADLIKNADSAMYHTKEHGRADFRFYQRQMNVGLLSRMKLDQAMRGALENQLFRLHYQAQVDLASGKIFGVEALLRWHDKELGEISPARFIPIAEESGLIVPIGKWVMQTALRQAAAWQRAGYHLRVGFNVSALQFQQSNFVDSVASALIEHQVTAAAIELELTESVLIRDAEETLKKLEALAALGVKLAIDDFGTGYSSLSYLKRFPIHKLKIDRSFVNDLATDENDMAIVTAIVHLAHALKLQVIAEGVETEEQKSSLCAVQCDEMQGYLFAAALPAEQFTARFLTVQQPNELH, from the coding sequence ATGAACTCACACCCATTACAAGCCTTGATCGAGGGTATGCTCGAAGCTGTGCTGTTGGTCGATACCGAACAACTGCGGGTGGTATCGGCCAACCGCGCAGCGCATCAGTTGCTGCAACAAGATAGCGCGAGCCTGATCGGCAGCGCCATCGTCGATTTGGCGGCGGCCCCGGAAGATGTGTTTTTTTGGGAAGAAGTGCGGGCCGGGCTGTCGCACGATATTTATTCGGAAACCGTGTTGCGCGCTGCCAATAACGTGATCTTACAGGTCGAACGGCGCGTCAGCCTGGTGCAGATCGGTAGCGACCATCCGGTGTTCGTGGTGGCGATCCGCGATCAGAGCGGCCAACACAAGGTAGAAAACGAACTGGAAATGCTGATCGCCGAATTACGGGCGACGCTGGAATCAACCGCTGACGGCATCCTCGTGACCACACTCGACGGCAGCATACGCAGCTATAACCATTTGTTCGCCGAACTGTGGGGCTTGCCCGATCATTTGATGACGCAACGCGATGATGCCGGCATCTATGCTTGGATGGATCGCTGCCTCATCGACCAAGTCCATTACACCGAGCGCCTGGAAATGATCTTGCGTTCGCCCTTGGTAGAAACCACCGATATGCTGGTGCTGCAATCGGGAACCATACTCGAACGGGTGAGCATGCCGCATATGGCACGCGGACGCCCGATCGGCCGGGTTTTTTCGTATCGTGACATCACCCGTCGGCTCACCGATGAGGCGCGCTTGCAGTTGGCAGCCAAGGTGTTCGAGGCCAGTACCGATGCGATTTTCATCACCGATGCCGATCAACACATCGTTACTACCAACCCCAGTTTTGCAAAAATTTCCGGTTATGCGGAAAGCGATGTGCAAGGAAAAACCCCGAGAACTTTCTTTGTCGATGCCAACAACGCCGATCTGATCACACAGATGCTGCAGCAATTGGAATGCGCCGGGCATTGGGAAGGCGAACTATGGAACCACCGCCAAGATGGCCAAGCTTATCTGAGCATGGTCACGCTGGTGCGGGTCGTCGATGAAGCAGGAAATACGCTGCATTACATCGGCTTTCTTAAGGATAGAACGGAAAATCACACCGCCAGCCAACGCATCAAAGAACTGGCTTTTTCCGATGTGCTGACCGGCTTACCGAACCGCTTATTGCTGAGCGAACGAATCCAACAAGCGATCTCCCTTGCCAGCCGTAAGAATGCGTGTTTTGCTTTGTTGTTTCTCGATCTCGATCATTTCAAGCAAATCAATGATTCGCTCGGCCATCCCTTCGGTGACCGCGTGCTGCTGGAAGTGAGCGAACGGCTGAAACGCTGCATACGTGTGGTCGATACCGCCGCCCGTCTCGGTGGCGATGAATTTGTGCTGTTGCTGCATGAAGCCAATGCCGAGGGTGCCGAAATCTGTGCCAAACGTGTGCTGGCAGCCTTGGGCCAAGCGATTACCCTCGATGGCATGCAGTTCACCATCACCGCCAGCATAGGCGTGGCCTTGTATCCTGAGGATGGTAGCAATATGGCTGATCTGATTAAAAACGCTGACAGCGCGATGTACCATACCAAGGAGCACGGCCGGGCCGACTTCCGTTTTTATCAACGGCAGATGAATGTCGGTCTGCTGTCGCGCATGAAGCTCGATCAAGCGATGCGTGGGGCGCTGGAAAACCAACTGTTTCGCTTGCATTACCAAGCCCAGGTCGATCTGGCGAGCGGAAAAATTTTCGGTGTCGAGGCGCTGTTGCGCTGGCATGATAAAGAACTCGGCGAGATCAGTCCGGCGCGCTTCATCCCCATCGCCGAAGAATCGGGGCTCATTGTTCCTATCGGTAAATGGGTCATGCAGACGGCTCTGCGCCAAGCCGCCGCATGGCAGCGCGCCGGCTACCATCTGCGGGTCGGCTTCAATGTCTCAGCGCTGCAATTCCAACAAAGTAATTTCGTCGACAGTGTTGCCAGCGCCTTGATCGAACATCAAGTTACGGCGGCGGCGATAGAACTGGAATTGACTGAATCAGTGCTCATTCGTGATGCCGAAGAAACTCTGAAAAAGTTGGAAGCACTGGCCGCACTCGGGGTTAAACTGGCTATCGACGACTTCGGTACAGGCTATTCGAGTCTCAGCTATCTGAAGCGCTTTCCGATTCACAAGCTCAAAATCGATCGCTCCTTTGTCAATGATTTAGCCACCGATGAAAACGATATGGCCATCGTCACGGCCATCGTGCATCTGGCACATGCACTGAAATTGCAGGTGATCGCCGAAGGAGTGGAAACGGAGGAGCAGAAATCTTCCTTGTGCGCCGTGCAGTGCGACGAGATGCAAGGGTATTTGTTTGCTGCAGCCCTGCCGGCTGAACAGTTTACCGCGCGCTTTCTCACTGTGCAGCAGCCGAACGAGCTGCATTGA
- a CDS encoding HD-GYP domain-containing protein, which translates to MTDISTLFIEPAELKIGMFIYLDISWLEHPFPSSNFKISNAEQIATIRSLGLTRLRYAPAKSSVTVEPAMVSLPAVVPKAANPPSAVQLAAQQRRTLLAEQAASLQVCERQFSHAASGFRQVSDQVHAQPEHAKQAAEQLIQGFLAQLLNEDEAAIRVLSEKGGEKNSLHAINVTVISLLLGKTLGLSKSEMFDLGIGAMLHDIGKIDLPDRLRWFDEHFSSAEKQLYRTHVVQGVNLARKMQLPPNVVLLIAQHHEHVDASGYPAGVSGEKMVPLSRIVSLVNHYDNLCNPTNPALAVTPHEALAQIFAQHKTRFDLPMLTAFIRMMGVYPPGSLVQLTDERYAMVMSVNATRPLKPVVIVHDPAVPREDALLMYLEREPQLGIRRSLKPLQLPRAAYDYLSPRKRLCYFFERGVDAGSLTLLEGGV; encoded by the coding sequence ATGACTGATATTTCCACACTGTTCATCGAACCGGCGGAATTGAAGATAGGAATGTTTATCTATCTCGATATCAGTTGGCTCGAGCACCCGTTTCCATCTAGTAACTTTAAAATCAGCAACGCCGAGCAAATTGCCACGATTCGCAGTCTTGGCCTGACGCGCCTGCGTTATGCGCCGGCCAAAAGCAGTGTGACAGTAGAGCCAGCCATGGTCAGCTTGCCAGCGGTCGTGCCGAAGGCCGCCAATCCGCCCAGCGCCGTCCAATTGGCCGCACAACAGCGCCGTACGCTGCTGGCGGAGCAAGCGGCCAGCTTACAAGTGTGCGAACGGCAATTCAGCCACGCCGCCTCGGGCTTTCGACAAGTCAGCGATCAAGTCCACGCTCAACCGGAACACGCCAAGCAAGCCGCGGAGCAACTGATACAGGGATTTCTGGCACAGTTACTCAACGAGGATGAGGCAGCAATTCGCGTCTTGTCGGAAAAAGGCGGCGAAAAAAATTCTCTACACGCCATCAATGTCACGGTGATTTCCCTCTTGCTGGGAAAGACTTTAGGCTTGTCAAAAAGTGAAATGTTTGATCTCGGCATAGGTGCCATGCTGCATGACATCGGTAAAATTGACTTGCCCGACCGCTTACGCTGGTTCGATGAGCACTTCAGTTCAGCGGAAAAACAACTCTACCGCACCCACGTAGTGCAAGGTGTGAATTTGGCGCGCAAGATGCAACTGCCACCGAATGTGGTGCTGCTGATCGCCCAACACCATGAACATGTCGATGCCAGCGGTTATCCAGCCGGTGTCAGCGGCGAAAAGATGGTGCCGCTGAGCCGGATTGTTTCCTTGGTTAACCACTACGATAATTTGTGCAATCCGACCAATCCGGCGCTGGCGGTCACTCCGCACGAAGCCTTGGCGCAGATTTTCGCCCAGCATAAGACGCGTTTTGATCTGCCCATGCTCACGGCATTCATACGCATGATGGGGGTCTACCCACCTGGCTCCTTGGTGCAACTTACAGATGAGCGCTATGCGATGGTGATGTCGGTGAATGCCACCCGACCGCTCAAGCCGGTGGTAATCGTGCATGACCCGGCCGTACCGCGCGAGGATGCCTTGCTGATGTATTTGGAACGCGAACCGCAGTTGGGGATACGACGCAGCCTGAAACCGTTGCAATTACCGCGAGCCGCTTACGATTATTTATCGCCGCGCAAGCGCTTGTGCTATTTTTTCGAACGCGGTGTCGATGCCGGCAGCCTGACGCTGCTCGAAGGCGGGGTATGA